ATGACACTCTCGGAAGAAACATGGACCGCAATGTTTCTGCGCGTCAAGAACCGCAGATCATCGATGATGAAGAGATTTCCAGGGTCAGCCATTGCGACGTTCAGCGTGCCGCCCATCAGGCCAAAAGGAACTACCTGGTATTTCAAGGCAATATCATTTGGAATCAATTCAATGACGTCTTTGGGGATGGAAAGCCTTGCAAGATTGACTTCAGGCACGCGAAACTGTTTGGCGATGAATTCGGCCAGAATCTCTTCACTGATAGCCCCCAGTTTCACCAGAATGGTCCCGATACGTTCCCCACTCTGCTGCTGGTCATCCAGTGCCTTCCTGAGCTGTTCACGACTGATCAATCCTGCTGCGACCAGAAGTTCCCCAAGTTTTTTGGTCACTGATTCATACCTTTCTAGGCAGACAAACGACTTGCGCTCTTGAGCGACCTTTCTCGATTCTCGATCCATTTTCTATATCGGTTGAAGCTCTCATTCTCTTGAAACGAACTCATCCCTGCGCGACACATTTTGCCTGGAATCAGGGTACCTTCTCTTTTTGTTTGACTTCTTGTATCTCGGTCGTTATGGGATTAAATGGGTCTGCACGAGAGGACGGCTCATTTTACGGGAGGACTACTGACTCGACATTGTCGGATGACAAGGTGCGGCACCCTCTTATTCATCCAATCATCACCCCATGCAGAGTGGAAGATTTGTAGATTATCCGGATATCATAGAAAGGAAGTCATCACTGTGGGACAGACACTCATATTGACAGGAACTCAAGCGGCAGCGCTTGCGGCCAAACTGTGCCGTGTTCAGGTTGTCGCAGCCTACCCCATTACTCCGCAATCGAAAATCCCGGAAGTTCTTTCCGAATATGTGGAGCGAGGAGAATTGAACGCTGAATTTGTGCGTGTGGAGAGCGAACATTCCGCCATGGGTGTCTGCATTTCCGCATCCATCGTCGGCGCCAGAGTTTTCACCGCCACGGCGGCCAATGGTCTGGCTTATATGCACGAACAGCTGCACTGGGCGGCGGGAGCGCGCCTCCCCATTGTAATGCCCGTCACCAACCGGGGGCTGGGAGCGCCCTGGACCATTCTCAATGATATGCAGGATACGATCGCTCAACGCGACACCGGCTGGATGCAGTTTTATTGCATGAATAATCAGGAAGTTCTGGACCAGGTCATTTTGGCTTACAGAATCGCGGAGCAGCTTCTGATCCCCACCATGGTCTGCTTCGACGGGTTCAGGCTTTCTCATACCATGATGCCGGTCAACGTTCCTTCCCAAGAAGAAGTGGACGCATTCCTCCCCCCCTACCAGCCGGCTTACACGCTCGATGCGGAAAACCCGGTCAACATCAATCCGGTGGTCATGACCGACCCCATCCCCGACAGCGAAGGCAACTTGTGCCCCGGTTACATGGGCTTCAGGCACCGGCTGCAGGAAAGCTTTGAATCTGCATGGCCGGTCATTTCGGAAGCGGCAAAATCTTTCAATGAGAGGTTTGGACGCTCGTATGAGGATTGTCTTTACCGGTACAAGACAGAGGATGCCGACTTTTTGTTCGTCACCATGGGTTCCTTGAGCAGCGAAGCCAGTGAGACGGTGGACCTCCTGAGGGAGGAAGGGTTCAAGGCGGGAGTCATCGGTATCCGTGCCTACAGGCCGTTTCCTGCCAAGGCGTTGGCGCAGGCCGTCGAGAAGGCCAAAAGCATCGCCGTCGTTGAAAAAGCCATCAGTTATGGTTATGAAGGGGCGGTGGCTACAGAACTGAAAGCGGCCCTTTTCAGCAACAACGGCCACAGACCCGTGCTATTCAATTATATAGTCGGACTGGGAGGCAAGGACGTCAAACCGTCCGACCTCCTTGAAATCGCGCACGAAACGACCCGGGCCGCCGCCGAGGGCACACATCAGGAATGTCCCCGCTGGTTGGGGGCCGGCGTTTGATATCCGTCCGCCATTTCCCCTGCCCCTCTCCCCAAAGGGCAATGCTGTTGAATTAAACAAACCGATTCCCCCTTCCTTCAAAGGGGGACTGCTTTAAGACGCTCAACCTTAATTCAACAACATTTTGGCGAGGGGGGAAGCGAACGGGCCTCTATATACCATTAGAAGAAAGGAAAGAAGTAAGATCATGTCGACCACTATCTTGGATCTTCCCGAGCGAGAATATATCCTGCCTGGAACACGCACCTGCGCCGGTTGTGGACTGCCCATCGCTTACCGTTATATCCTCAAAGCGCTGGGTCCCAGAACGATCATGACCCATCCGGCTTGCTGTCTCACGATCCTCCACGGGATCTATCCCAAAACGCCCATTGCCATCAACGCGGTGAACAACACCTTCGCGAGCACCGCGGCATCCGCCTCCGGATTGGTGGCGGGGCTCAAAGCTACGGGGCAGGATTTCACCGTATTGGCCATGGCGGGCGACGGCGGCACGTTCGATATGGGAATTCAGGCTCTGAGCGGCGCCGCAGAGCGCGAAACCAATTTCATCTACGTCTGCTACGACAACGAAGCATACATGAACACGGGAGCACAGCGCTCCAGCGCAACTCCCACCGGAGCGGTCACCACCACCACCCCCTTCATCCCTAAGGAGCAGCCCAAGAAGGACTTCATCCAGATCATGGAAGCGCATCACCCGGCGTATCTGGCCACCACGTGCTCTTCCTATCCTGGGGATTTATTCAACAAGTTTGCCAAAGCCAGGGATATCAAAGGAACGAGGTTCATCCACCTGGCCGTTCCATGCCCTACGGGCTGGGGATTTGCCACGAAGGACACGGTCAAAGTCGGCCGCATTGCCGTAGAAACGGGAGTCGTCGTGCTTTATGAAGTGGAAAACGGCGAATTTCGGCTCACGGGCAAAAGCCTCAGCATGGCGCGCAGCGGCCGGAAACGTCCGGCGGAAGAATACCTGAAGCTTCAGAGCCGCTTCAAGAAAATGACTCCGGAACAGATGGCCGATTTTCAGCGCCAAACGGATGAACGTTGGGAACAACTTCTGAAACGGGCAGGCTTGTAAAGGGGCGGGGAAATCGAAGCTGGTTCGCTCCCAGGCAAAGGAGCTTTCAGGCAGTCTCTGAGAGAGGGGCGGGAAGACGAATCTTCCCGCCCCTCTCATATTATTCTTCCTCCCACCAGCGAACGAGAATGCTCCCCCAGGTAAATCCTGCGCCAAAAGCGGACAAGACCAGGTAGTCCCCCTTCCGCACACGTTTATCTTCCAGCAGGGCATCGTAGAGGCACAGAGGAATCGTTGCAGCGGTCGTGTTGGCATAGCGGTCGATATTGATGATGATTTTGCTCCGGTCTATGCCCATTCGATGCGCGCAGGCATCGATGATCCGCAAATTTGCCTGGTGAGGAACGAAGAGAGCGAGGTCTTTGCCGGAAAGTCCGTTATTTTCGAGGATCTTCACGGAAACATTGGCCATTTCGGTTACGGCATATTTGTAGACCTGTTTTCCTTCCTGATAGACATAATGCTCCTTGTTCGCCACGGTTTCGTGGCTGGGCGGGCGCAGGCTTCCACCGGCCTTCATGTGCAGGAAAGCCCCTCCAACGCCGTCAATGCGCTGCATGAAATCCAGAATGCCGTATCCCTCTTCGGGACAGGGCTGCAACAGCACGGCTCCGGCTCCATCCCCAAACAAGACGCATGTGTTTCGATCTTCATAATCGATGATGCTGCTCATGACATCGCTGCCGATGACCAGAACATTCTTGTATCTACCGGACTCGATCATCTGAGCTCCGGTGGAAAGGGAAAAGATGAACCCCGAACAGCCGGCGGAAAGATCGAATCCCCAGGCGTTTTTCGCGCCCAGTTCCTTTTGCACCAGGCAGGCCGTGGCAGGAAACATCATATCCGGCGTCACCGTCCCCACGATGATGACTTCGACTTCTTCCGGTTCGACACCGGCCCTCTCCAGACATTCCTGGGCAGCTCGAACGGCCATATGGGAGTTGCCCCTGCCAGGTTCCAGAATGCGCCGTTCACGAATGCCTGTCCGGGTAACGATCCATTCATCGCTGGTATCAACCATCTTTTCAAGATCGCTATTGGTTAAACGCCGCTCCGGCAAGAAGCGGCCCACTGAACGAATATAAGCCGTTCGAACTGACATTTTTCTATCCTCGTTTTACATGACCCCTTTGTACCATCCACCGT
This region of Desulforhabdus amnigena genomic DNA includes:
- a CDS encoding transketolase C-terminal domain-containing protein — its product is MGQTLILTGTQAAALAAKLCRVQVVAAYPITPQSKIPEVLSEYVERGELNAEFVRVESEHSAMGVCISASIVGARVFTATAANGLAYMHEQLHWAAGARLPIVMPVTNRGLGAPWTILNDMQDTIAQRDTGWMQFYCMNNQEVLDQVILAYRIAEQLLIPTMVCFDGFRLSHTMMPVNVPSQEEVDAFLPPYQPAYTLDAENPVNINPVVMTDPIPDSEGNLCPGYMGFRHRLQESFESAWPVISEAAKSFNERFGRSYEDCLYRYKTEDADFLFVTMGSLSSEASETVDLLREEGFKAGVIGIRAYRPFPAKALAQAVEKAKSIAVVEKAISYGYEGAVATELKAALFSNNGHRPVLFNYIVGLGGKDVKPSDLLEIAHETTRAAAEGTHQECPRWLGAGV
- a CDS encoding thiamine pyrophosphate-dependent enzyme, with the protein product MSTTILDLPEREYILPGTRTCAGCGLPIAYRYILKALGPRTIMTHPACCLTILHGIYPKTPIAINAVNNTFASTAASASGLVAGLKATGQDFTVLAMAGDGGTFDMGIQALSGAAERETNFIYVCYDNEAYMNTGAQRSSATPTGAVTTTTPFIPKEQPKKDFIQIMEAHHPAYLATTCSSYPGDLFNKFAKARDIKGTRFIHLAVPCPTGWGFATKDTVKVGRIAVETGVVVLYEVENGEFRLTGKSLSMARSGRKRPAEEYLKLQSRFKKMTPEQMADFQRQTDERWEQLLKRAGL
- a CDS encoding beta-ketoacyl-ACP synthase III — translated: MSVRTAYIRSVGRFLPERRLTNSDLEKMVDTSDEWIVTRTGIRERRILEPGRGNSHMAVRAAQECLERAGVEPEEVEVIIVGTVTPDMMFPATACLVQKELGAKNAWGFDLSAGCSGFIFSLSTGAQMIESGRYKNVLVIGSDVMSSIIDYEDRNTCVLFGDGAGAVLLQPCPEEGYGILDFMQRIDGVGGAFLHMKAGGSLRPPSHETVANKEHYVYQEGKQVYKYAVTEMANVSVKILENNGLSGKDLALFVPHQANLRIIDACAHRMGIDRSKIIINIDRYANTTAATIPLCLYDALLEDKRVRKGDYLVLSAFGAGFTWGSILVRWWEEE